The Triticum dicoccoides isolate Atlit2015 ecotype Zavitan chromosome 6A, WEW_v2.0, whole genome shotgun sequence genome has a window encoding:
- the LOC119318101 gene encoding allene oxide cyclase, chloroplastic-like — protein MAAPPSSVSVRAGASVSAKLTPSRAARVGFGGRVSVGSGRKCGGPVRASLFSPKPAVAMDARPTKVQELHVYELNEHDRESPAYLRLSAKQSQNALGDLVPFTNKVYNGSLDKRIGITAGICILIQHVPERNGDRYEAIYSIYFGDYGHITVQGPYLTYEESYLAVTGGSGVFEGVYGQVKLNQIVFPFKIFYTFYLKGIPDLPRELLCTPVPPSPTVEPTPAAKATEPHACLNNFTD, from the exons atGGCAGCGCCCCCCTCCTCCGTCTCCGTCAGGGCCGGCGCGTCCGTCTCGGCGAAGCTGACCCCTTCGCGGGCCGCCAGGGTTGGGTTCGGTGGCAGGGTCAGCGTCGGCTCGGGCAGGAAGTGCGGCGGCCCCGTGCGGGCGTCGCTCTTCTCGCCCAAGCCCGCGGTGGCCATGGACGCGAGGCCGACCAAGGTGCAGGAGCTGCACGTCTACGAGCTCAACGAGCACGACCGCGAGAGCCCCGCCTACCTCCGGCTGAGCGCCAAGCAGAGCCAGAACGCGCTCGGCGACCTCGTCCCCTTCACCAACAAG GTGTACAACGGGAGCCTGGACAAGCGGATCGGGATCACGGCAGGGATCTGCATCCTGATCCAGCACGTGCCGGAGCGCAACGGCGACCGCTACGAGGCCATCTACAGCATCTACTTCGGCGACTACGGCCACATCACCGTGCAGGGGCCCTACCTCACCTACGAGGAGTCCTACCTCGCCGTCACCGGCGGCTCCGGCGTCTTCGAGGGCGTGTACGGCCAGGTCAAGCTCAACCAGATCGTCTTCCCCTTCAAGATCTTCTACACCTTCTACCTCAAGGGCATCCCGGACCTGCCGAGGGAGCTGCTCTGCACGCCCGTCCCGCCCTCCCCCACCGTCGAGCCCACGCCCGCCGCCAAGGCCACCGAGCCACACGCATGCCTCAACAACTTCACCGACTAG
- the LOC119316009 gene encoding dirigent protein 5-like, whose amino-acid sequence MQGLAVASSKIVLLGLAGAAAAHDRRRLVSSTSDEPCMKMTLYWHDILYDGGNNTANATSAGATKPTALSTASWKNGTFFGLLVVFDDPMTTGEALPVAGEEPAARGQGFYFYNKKDGYNGWFGFSIVFDSPAHKDTLNLVGADLMEEETHDLTVVGGTGDFFMARGITTIRLDAYEGTTYTRIQMDIKLYECYV is encoded by the exons ATGCAAGGCCTCGCGGTGGCATCCTCCAAGATCGTGCTGCTCGGCCTGGCGGGTGCTGCGGCCGCCCACGACCGCAGGAGGCTCGTCTCCAGCACCTCCGACGAGCCGTGCATGAAGATGACGCTCTACTGGCACGACATCCTCTACGACGGCGGCAACAACACGGCCAACGCGACGTCCGCGGGGGCGACCAAGCCGACGGCGCTGAGCACGGCCAGCTGGAAGAACGGCACCTTCTTCGGCCTGCTG GTGGTGTTCGACGACCCGATGACGACGGGGGAGGCGCTCCCCGTCGCCGGCGAGGAGCCCGCGGCGCGCGGGCAGGGCTTCTACTTCTACAACAAGAAGGACGGGTACAACGGCTGGTTCGGCTTCTCCATCGTGTTCGACTCCCCGGCGCACAAggacaccctcaacctcgtcggcgCCGACCTCATGGAGGAGGAGACGCACGACCTCACCGTCGTCGGCGGCACCGGCGACTTCTTCATGGCGCGCGGCATCACCACCATCCGCCTTGACGCCTACGAGGGCACCACCTACACCCGTATCCAGATGGACATCAAACTCTACGAGTGCTACGTCTAA